A window from Cryptomeria japonica chromosome 1, Sugi_1.0, whole genome shotgun sequence encodes these proteins:
- the LOC131050511 gene encoding aldehyde oxidase GLOX, translating into MEGFGLSKRLWIQSILLCFLVCCLNVRAQQLIKGRWDLLLDNAGVSAMHMTLLHTNKVLIFDQTLAGPSQISRTDPPCNSKTQAAGEDCWAHSIEYDIVTNKVRPLHVVTDTFCSSASFASNGTLVQTGGWSNGDRVTRFFTPCSDSSCDWVESPTLLSSRRWYASNQILPDNRVIVVGGRRSFDYEFVPKQPGEGAFQLPFLVKTNTIDEENNLYPFIHLSSDGNLFIFANKDSILLDYKNDQVIRTFPTMPGGGARNYPSSGSSVMLPLDSANNFRRVEILICGGAPDGAFKKATFNQTFMEALKSCGRMEITSSNPVWQMEDMPEPRVMNDMLILPTGEVLIINGAKQGTAGWQSAREPALSPFLYRPTAAMGDRFRVLAPTEIPRMYHSTANVLPDGRVLVGGSNSNFGYRFSGVPFPTELRLEAYTPYYLHSNYDPKRAAITSISTREIKYGSKFIVRFSLPRRPSNSIRFHAYAPPFTTHTWSMNQRMLSLAATTVVKGSAGYLVGLTAPPTAVAAPSGYYLLTIVNGGIPSKAEWIRFVN; encoded by the coding sequence ATGGAGGGATTTGGATTATCAAAGCGGctatggattcaatccattttgttaTGCTTTTTAGTTTGTTGTCTCAATGTCAGAGCACAACAGCTGATCAAAGGAAGATGGGATCTTCTGTTGGACAACGCCGGTGTTTCTGCAATGCATATGACACTTTTACACACCAATAAAGTGCTCATCTTCGACCAGACGCTGGCGGGGCCGTCACAGATCAGCAGAACTGACCCACCTTGCAATAGCAAAACGCAAGCAGCGGGTGAGGATTGTTGGGCTCACTCCATCGAATACGATATTGTCACCAATAAGGTAAGGCCTCTGCACGTCGTCACCGACACATTTTGTTCTTCCGCCTCCTTTGCCAGCAATGGAACGCTCGTGCAGACTGGCGGATGGAGCAATGGCGACAGGGTGACCCGTTTCTTCACTCCATGTTCGGACTCGTCCTGCGACTGGGTCGAATCTCCCACATTGCTGTCCTCTAGAAGATGGTATGCTTCCAATCAGATATTGCCTGATAATCGGGTCATCGTCGTGGGAGGGCGTAGATCATTTGATTATGAATTTGTCCCAAAGCAACCTGGCGAGGGGGCCTTCCAGCTCCCGTTTCTGGTAAAGACGAATACCATCGACGAGGAGAACAACTTGTACCCATTCATACATCTGTCTTCCGATGGTAATCTCTTCATCTTCGCCAACAAGGATTCGATCCTCCTCGACTACAAAAATGACCAGGTGATCAGAACATTCCCCACCATGCCTGGCGGTGGCGCGCGGAACTACCCTTCATCGGGTTCCTCCGTCATGCTCCCGCTCGACTCCGCCAACAATTTCCGAAGGGTGGAGATTCTCATCTGCGGAGGAGCGCCTGACGGAGCCTTCAAAAAAGCCACATTTAACCAGACGTTCATGGAGGCGCTCAAGAGTTGCGGGAGGATGGAGATCACATCGTCAAATCCAGTGTGGCAAATGGAGGACATGCCCGAGCCGAGGGTTATGAACGACATGCTCATTCTCCCCACAGGCGAAGTCCTAATAATCAACGGTGCCAAGCAAGGAACTGCCGGCTGGCAATCTGCGAGAGAGCCTGCTCTGAGCCCATTCCTCTATAGACCCACGGCAGCCATGGGAGATCGATTTCGGGTCCTGGCTCCTACAGAAATACCGAGAATGTACCACTCAACTGCTAATGTTCTTCCAGATGGTCGAGTCCTGGTGGGTGGAAGCAACTCCAATTTTGGATACCGCTTCTCTGGCGTGCCATTCCCCACTGAACTTCGACTGGAAGCGTACACTCCTTATTACCTCCATTCCAATTACGATCCCAAAAGGGCAGCCATTACTTCCATTTCAACAAGGGAGATCAAGTACGGCTCCAAATTCATCGTCCGCTTTTCTCTTCCGAGGCGACCCAGCAACAGCATTCGTTTCCACGCCTACGCCCCCCCCTTCACCACGCACACATGGTCGATGAACCAGAGAATGTTGTCGTTGGCAGCCACAACAGTCGTTAAAGGAAGTGCCGGGTATTTAGTGGGTTTGACGGCTCCACCAACCGCAGTAGCGGCTCCCTCCGGGTATTACTTGCTGACCATTGTGAATGGAGGTATTCCGAGCAAGGCCGAATGGATTCGCTTTGTTAATTAA